The sequence below is a genomic window from Deltaproteobacteria bacterium.
AAGGCGAATGACCCAAGTATCAATCCCCAGTTGTCGCACCACGCTCGTGAGACTGAGCACCGCGCCAAGATAAAAAAGAAAATCCCAGTTAATGCCGGAGCGAAACGCTATGCGGTCAAGCAAGTTCGTCGCAAGCAACAGCAAAAGCCCGAGCATCGCCACCCATGCGACATCAACACTATGATACGGAGCGCTGATCCAGCCGACCATCGCACCAAACACGACGAGCGCATTGATCAGCTCTGCCCGTGACAGCGGCCCTAACGCTTCAATTTGTGTGTCGATCAATCCGCGCGAGACCGTCGGCTGAAATTCTGGTGGAAAGAGAAATTGGATGACGAGGAACGCCAGCAGAAACGTCACAATCGCCGCTGGTAGGGCTGCCAGGAACCACCCTCCCCAGCTAATTTGTGCACGTGCAGCATCGGGCAACAATCCCCAAGCCAGGAGGTTCTCTGCTGCACCAGTAAGAAAAAATGGACTCATTTGCCCAAAGCCGAGCATCGCTGCCATCGCCAATCCGGCTGACCCATTACTACGGCGTGTGTAGCCCAATGAATCTGACAGTGCCAAAATAATCGGCCCGGCAATCGCCGTCCCAGAGGTCGTATCAGGAATACACGTTGTGATCCCTGAGCCGCTGAGCCCGAGTCCCAAGGTTTGGCCACGATAGGTCAGCGGAAAACTCCGGAGAATGTGTAACGCTAGACGAAACAGGAGCCCAGAACTCTGCAAAGACGCGGTCATGCCCAGCACGCCGATAATGAGAAAAAACGGACTAGCCGTGAAGCCAGAAACTGCAACTTCAGGAGGGACAATCGAGAACAAAATCCAACCAACCACCAACCCGATACCGACCACATAATCAGGCAGCACATCAAAGACCCAAAAGACCACCGCCCACGCGAGAAGCGCCAGCATGCGCATCGCGGCAGTGTTAAGTTCACCGACTGGGGGGGCAAACCAGATTCCTAACGCAAGAGCAATACCGAAGCCTCCCGCAAGCCATTGCGTCAGCCAGGCCGGAACGTGCCGCGCAATGAATCCCGATTGCGGAGTCTGAGAAGACGCTTCTGGTTCATCAGCGAACGCCTGCGCAAGGCGTTGCTGAAGAGGCGCGAGACCGTTCTCGCGAAAATCTTGTGGAAAGTGGTCAAGCCACTTCTGTAGTGAGTCAAGGCGATCAGCGGCAAAATTTTCGTTGGCATGTGATATCAGCGCCTGCTCTGCCGCCTGAAATGCCTGAGCCGCAAGATAGTGGTCTAGAGCAAGTGCCCACTGCCCACGTCGCTCGTACAACTCCGCCGCTCGCTGATGCAAGGCGCGAACACCTTCATCGCCGACCCGCTCTCGCAACTGCATATGAAGGAACTCGCGAATCGCTTCTGGATAATGCAATCCCTCACCGACTCCAGACACGAAGTTACCACTCTCGGCTAGCCTCGCTAACTGTGTTTCGGCCTCGGTGTAACCTGTCAGTTCACGAACGATCGTCGGATCAAGCGTGGCAAGCGGTGACGTTTGGGTCAGGAACTCTT
It includes:
- a CDS encoding cyclic nucleotide-binding domain-containing protein; translation: MESLATVLRRVPLFADLPPGGLAKIIADLREEQHPRGTVICYEGEAAHDFYIIKSGTLEILVNRGGNQREGVAVIGAHEWFGERALFSDSSRSATVMARTDVELWRLPKEKFDSLIEENPWLILQFTRVLSDRLYSRNQELSKVQAAFNWQTDALFRAQSSTQQEFLTQTSPLATLDPTIVRELTGYTEAETQLARLAESGNFVSGVGEGLHYPEAIREFLHMQLRERVGDEGVRALHQRAAELYERRGQWALALDHYLAAQAFQAAEQALISHANENFAADRLDSLQKWLDHFPQDFRENGLAPLQQRLAQAFADEPEASSQTPQSGFIARHVPAWLTQWLAGGFGIALALGIWFAPPVGELNTAAMRMLALLAWAVVFWVFDVLPDYVVGIGLVVGWILFSIVPPEVAVSGFTASPFFLIIGVLGMTASLQSSGLLFRLALHILRSFPLTYRGQTLGLGLSGSGITTCIPDTTSGTAIAGPIILALSDSLGYTRRSNGSAGLAMAAMLGFGQMSPFFLTGAAENLLAWGLLPDAARAQISWGGWFLAALPAAIVTFLLAFLVIQFLFPPEFQPTVSRGLIDTQIEALGPLSRAELINALVVFGAMVGWISAPYHSVDVAWVAMLGLLLLLATNLLDRIAFRSGINWDFLFYLGAVLSLTSVVRQLGIDTWVIRLLTPLLEPLAANPTQFLLVMAVAIFAARFILPSFPLVSLLTLTIVPIATAAGINPLPLLLVICISVTVWFLPYQSTCYLALYFGTKEKAFSHSQVRMLAWSFGVIYWLAIAVSIPYWRWLKLLP